One segment of Gopherus flavomarginatus isolate rGopFla2 chromosome 8, rGopFla2.mat.asm, whole genome shotgun sequence DNA contains the following:
- the PASK gene encoding PAS domain-containing serine/threonine-protein kinase isoform X2, protein MATKDCVFSEEGASLGLPLPGPIDTDELSKSYPWTNKSRKSGLSRLCRSKASLSADGWTSYCLSSLSAHNICSGKLGNPWAHLELASLSCSVDRTSSCSSLNVLSVEKSLHSFPAPVCNPNKAIFTVDVRTTEILVANDKACKLLGYSSHELIGQKLSQLISKSTQGIVEALGEDHVEDDGYAAVVSGTVVDVIGHSNEKIPVSIWMRRMRSKDNRCCVVVLEPVERLSASVSFRSDGEITSCDLLFAHLHGYTSLEEVVGHYITDLIPSLQIPPPGRKIPKNLKIQRSVGRAREGTTFPLSLKLRASLPDEDQIPVVEDGLLQECKTGSSTDYSYSATVWVFTAISGLITLQQDGTICGINNSFALMLFGYEKKELLGKNITFLIPGFCNHMDRTGESSLPFPPLDDCMETENGQASGDIKRAQRGDCCIADNSEDASLLLAGDAVLLLHEKQKLARSQAEEIFASAESWLNSGSSLPSTLSSPAVTSTHLNGVDCIATGGLPATDEQPLSESQHDGVITVMETAETNNSPQSLSAADNPKPSDSKQSVFGQDTEVPMRDCDGPIPSETQQVNIDVTGSLSDLLQEEHHQVLVDLDSQLSSRLPYQTMKCQSSSEPQGRATLLLNPQMLVPCRLEETETGDLNRSLCDATCFSFGTPTLDEPWLGATSYCRQDVQAHVITEQLANTKSMSGTRNSSFEQMTIENSKLTECSSFLPVGRSNSQDVCSGSRLACDASTLGAAINLKEIQEPGTKVNCICEGLKELDLNTGAELTSANCSDATSDLLRTRFPDVVDYDLDMDSLLAQKTNSSTVEQEELLLNSTSPKGGQGWLNFIRHLENIQEDSSRTSHSVPISAAENMGAHLNGSPLNNDVNPQEDFLLFKQQNLKMQVISTPVKPEATLSQSVPLLDSEILEGSYSGNCYHRDGSRLSILFEVKRVELQDPAALFCVWVVRDLLQIQKEAAARTQLLLSSLASSSQSIADLSTFSLGEVIRTMPLFENSQRAEDLERLKACEGEYAKKYNTVNLIGKGAFGFVWTARYKKDNKEVVVKFIWKEKVLEDCWVEDPELGKVTQEIAILLKLQHPSIIKVLDVFENGRFFQLVMEKHGSGLDLFTFIDNQPDLDEPLASYIFRQLVSAVEYLHCRNILHRDIKDENIIIAEDFTIKLVDFGSAAYLEPGKLFYTFCGTIEYCSPEVLLGNPYQGPELEMWSLGITLYTLLFGENPFCELEETMVAVLNPPYRVSEDLMALVSGLLNAAPEQRTTLEKLVEDPWVLQPVNLASYTWEEVYVSARPAANFSSLPPPSQRLSQIRR, encoded by the exons ATGGCAACCAAGGATTGTGTCTTCTCTGAAGAGGGCGCCTCATTAGGATTACCCCTTCCAGGACCAATTGACACTGATGAGCTGAGCAAATCCTATCCTTGGACCAATAAGAGTAGAAAAAGTGGGCTTTCCAGACTCTGCCGGAGTAAAGCTTCTTTATCTG cGGATGGATGGACTTCCTATTGCTTATCTTCACTATCTGCTCACAACATTTGTTCTGGCAAACTTGGCAACCCATGGGCTCATTTGGAACTTGCTTCCTTATCCTGTTCAGTCGATAGGACCTCTTCTTGTTCCTCCTTGAATGTCCTGAGTGTAGAGAAATCCCTCCATTCGTTCCCAGCTCCTGTGTGCAACCCAAATAAAGCCATCTTCACTGTGGATGTCAGGACAACAGAG ATTCTCGTTGCCAATGACAAAGCCTGCAAGCTCCTTGGGTACAGTAGTCACGAGCTGATTGGCCAGAAGTTATCCCAGTTGATATCAAAATCTACTCAGGGTATAGTGGAGGCCCTAGGGGAGGACCACGTGGAGGATGATGGATATGCAGCTGTGGTTTCTGGAACAGTG GTGGATGTTATAGGACATAGCAATGAGAAGATCCCTGTCTCAATCTGGATGAGGAGAATGAGAAGCAAGGACAACCGATGCTGTGTGGTTGTGCTGGAACCAGTGGAAAggctctctgcttctgtttccttcAGAAGTGAT GGAGAGATTACATCGTGTGACCTTCTTTTTGCACATCTCCATGGTTACACATCATTGGAAGAAGTAGTTGGGCACTACATAACAGACCTGATTCCTTCGCTTCAGATCCCTCCTCCTGGCAGGAAAATTCCGAAG AATCTCAAGATCCAGAGATCTGTAGGTCGAGCCAGGGAGGGCACAACATTTCCTCTCAGTTTAAAGCTGAGGGCTAGCCTTCCTGATGAGGACCAGATCCCAGTGGTTGAGGATGGACTCCTACAGGAGTGCAAGACAGGATCTTCCACAGACTATTCTTACTCTGCCACTGTCTGGGTTTTCACTGCCATCAGTGGGCTTATCACACTCCAACAGGATGGGACTATCTGCGGCATCAACAACAGTTTTGCTTTAATGCTGTTTGGCTACGAGAAAAAGGAGCTGCTGGGAAAG AACATCACCTTCCTGATTCCTGGTTTCTGTAACCACATGGATAGAACTGGTGAATCCTCCTTGCCATTCCCCCCTCTCGATGATTGCATGGAGACAGAAAATGGACAAGCCTCTGGAGATATTAAAAGAGCCCAGCGAGGAGACTGTTGTATAGCAGATAATAGTGAAG ATGCCAGCCTCTTGCTTGCTGGAGATGCAGTCCTCCTGCTGCACGAGAAGCAGAAGCTAGCAAGGAGCCAGGCAGAAGAGATTTTCGCTAGTGCAGAGAGCTGGCTGAACAGTGGGAGCAGTTTGCCATCTACTCTCTCATCACCTGCAGTGACATCCACACATTTAAATGG TGTGGACTGTATTGCTACTGGTGGCCTGCCAGCCACAGATGAACAGCCGTTGTCTGAGAGCCAGCATGATGGAGTCATCACGGTGATGGAAACTGCAGAAACTAATAACTCACCCCAGAGCCTCTCAGCAGCAGATAATCCCAAACCATCTGATTCAAAACAGTCAGTTTTTGGTCAGGATACTGAAGTCCCAATGAGAGACTGTGATGGTCCAATACCATCTGAGACTCAGCAGGTAAACATTGATGTGACCGGTAGCTTATCTGACCTGCTGCAGGAAGAACATCATCAAGTCCTTGTGGATTTAGATAGCCAACTGAGCTCTAGGTTACCATATCAAACCATGAAGTGTCAATCTTCCTCTGAACCTCAGGGAAGGGCTACTTTACTACTGAACCCTCAGATGCTTGTTCCCTGCAGATTAGAAGAAACTGAGACCGGTGATTTGAATAGATCTTTGTGTGACGCTACCTGTTTCTCATTTGGGACACCAACACTGGATGAACCGTGGCTTGGGGCAACATCTTACTGCAGACAAGATGTGCAAGCCCATGTGATTACAGAGCAGTTAGCAAATACAAAGTCAATGAGTGGGACAAGGAACTCCAGCTTTGAGCAGATGACAATAGAAAACTCCAAACTGACTGAATGTTCATCCTTCCTTCCTGTTGGAAGGAGTAATAGCCAAGATGTTTGTTCAGGAAGTCGACTAGCTTGTGATGCCTCTACTTTGGGGGCTgccattaatttaaaagaaatccaagaACCGGGCACTAAGGTAAATTGCATTTGCGAAGGTCTTAAGGAACTGGACCTGAACACTGGTGCAGAGCTGACTTCAGCCAATTGTTCAGATGCTACTTCAGATCTTCTAAGGACACGCTTCCCTGATGTGGTGGATTATGACTTAGATATGGACAGCCTCCTGGCCCAGAAGACTAATTCCTCTACAGTTGAACAGGAAGAGCTCCTGTTGAATAGCACTTCCCCAAAGGGTGGCCAGGGGTGGTTGAATTTCATCAGACATTTGGAAAATATTCAAGAGGATTCCTCCAGAACATCTCATTCAGTGCCTATAAGTGCTGCAGAGAACATGGGGGCTCATCTGAACGGAAGCCCTCTGAACAATGATGTGAATCCCCAAGAAGACTTTCTGCTGTTCAAGCAGCAGAACTTGAAAATGCAAGTAATATCCACCCCTGTGAAACCAGAAGCTACATTATCTCAGTCAGTTCCTTTGCTTGACTCCGAGATCCTGGAAGGTAGCTACTCTGGGAACTGCTATCACAGAGATGGTTCACGACTAA GTATACTTTTTGAAGTGAAGCGTGTAGAATTGCAGGACCCTGCAGCTCTCTTCTGTGTCTGGGTGGTGAGAGACCTCCTTCAGATccagaaagaagcagcagcaaggacGCAGCTTCTGCTCTCCAGTCTAGCCAGTTCTTCCCAGTCTATAGCGGATCTCTCCACATTCAGCCTGGGAGAA GTGATCAGGACAATGCCATTGTTTGAAAATTCCCAAAGAGCTGAAGATCTGGAAAGATTGAAGGCATGTGAGGGAGAATATGCAAAGAAATACAACACTGTCAATCTCATTGGCAAAGGAGCCTTTGGCTTTGTCTGGACTGCCAGATACAAGAAAGATAATAAGGAG GTTGTAGTAAAGTTCATTTGGAAGGAGAAGGTGCTGGAAGACTGCTGGGTAGAGGATCCTGAGCTGGGGAAAGTTACTCAGGAGATTGCAATCCTGCTAAAGCTGCAGCACCCCAGTATTATTAAG GTGCTGGATGTATTTGAAAATGGACGTTTTTTCCAATTAGTGATGGAGAAGCATGGATCGGGTCTAGATCTTTTCACATTCATTGATAATCAGCCTGACTTGGATGAGCCCTTGGCAAGCTATATATTCAGACAG CTAGTGTCAGCAGTGGAATATCTCCACTGCAGAAATATTCTCCATAGAGACATCAAGGATGAGAACATCATAATTGCTGAAGATTTCACAATCAAACTGGTGGACTTTGGCTCAGCTGCTTACTTGGAACCTGGCAAGCTGTTCTACACCTTCTGTGGGACAATTGAGTACTGCTCACCAGAAGTGCTCTTGGGCAATCC GTACCAGGGACCAGAGCTGGAGATGTGGTCACTTGGCATCACCCTTTATACCCTACTCTTTGGAGAGAATCCCTTCTGTGAATTAGAGGAGACCATGGTGGCTGTACTAAATCCTCCTTACAGGGTGTCAGAAg
- the PASK gene encoding PAS domain-containing serine/threonine-protein kinase isoform X1: protein MATKDCVFSEEGASLGLPLPGPIDTDELSKSYPWTNKSRKSGLSRLCRSKASLSADGWTSYCLSSLSAHNICSGKLGNPWAHLELASLSCSVDRTSSCSSLNVLSVEKSLHSFPAPVCNPNKAIFTVDVRTTEILVANDKACKLLGYSSHELIGQKLSQLISKSTQGIVEALGEDHVEDDGYAAVVSGTVVDVIGHSNEKIPVSIWMRRMRSKDNRCCVVVLEPVERLSASVSFRSDGEITSCDLLFAHLHGYTSLEEVVGHYITDLIPSLQIPPPGRKIPKNLKIQRSVGRAREGTTFPLSLKLRASLPDEDQIPVVEDGLLQECKTGSSTDYSYSATVWVFTAISGLITLQQDGTICGINNSFALMLFGYEKKELLGKNITFLIPGFCNHMDRTGESSLPFPPLDDCMETENGQASGDIKRAQRGDCCIADNSEDASLLLAGDAVLLLHEKQKLARSQAEEIFASAESWLNSGSSLPSTLSSPAVTSTHLNGVDCIATGGLPATDEQPLSESQHDGVITVMETAETNNSPQSLSAADNPKPSDSKQSVFGQDTEVPMRDCDGPIPSETQQVNIDVTGSLSDLLQEEHHQVLVDLDSQLSSRLPYQTMKCQSSSEPQGRATLLLNPQMLVPCRLEETETGDLNRSLCDATCFSFGTPTLDEPWLGATSYCRQDVQAHVITEQLANTKSMSGTRNSSFEQMTIENSKLTECSSFLPVGRSNSQDVCSGSRLACDASTLGAAINLKEIQEPGTKVNCICEGLKELDLNTGAELTSANCSDATSDLLRTRFPDVVDYDLDMDSLLAQKTNSSTVEQEELLLNSTSPKGGQGWLNFIRHLENIQEDSSRTSHSVPISAAENMGAHLNGSPLNNDVNPQEDFLLFKQQNLKMQVISTPVKPEATLSQSVPLLDSEILEGSYSGNCYHRDGSRLSILFEVKRVELQDPAALFCVWVVRDLLQIQKEAAARTQLLLSSLASSSQSIADLSTFSLGEVIRTMPLFENSQRAEDLERLKACEGEYAKKYNTVNLIGKGAFGFVWTARYKKDNKEVVVKFIWKEKVLEDCWVEDPELGKVTQEIAILLKLQHPSIIKVLDVFENGRFFQLVMEKHGSGLDLFTFIDNQPDLDEPLASYIFRQLVSAVEYLHCRNILHRDIKDENIIIAEDFTIKLVDFGSAAYLEPGKLFYTFCGTIEYCSPEVLLGNPYQGPELEMWSLGITLYTLLFGENPFCELEETMVAVLNPPYRVSEDLMALVSGLLNAAPEQRTTLEKLVEDPWVLQPVNLASYTWEEVYVSARPESNNFRSHCIEHSHRASQQAPCLQSEQRLIHNAYDSELTDPQLEGTATA from the exons ATGGCAACCAAGGATTGTGTCTTCTCTGAAGAGGGCGCCTCATTAGGATTACCCCTTCCAGGACCAATTGACACTGATGAGCTGAGCAAATCCTATCCTTGGACCAATAAGAGTAGAAAAAGTGGGCTTTCCAGACTCTGCCGGAGTAAAGCTTCTTTATCTG cGGATGGATGGACTTCCTATTGCTTATCTTCACTATCTGCTCACAACATTTGTTCTGGCAAACTTGGCAACCCATGGGCTCATTTGGAACTTGCTTCCTTATCCTGTTCAGTCGATAGGACCTCTTCTTGTTCCTCCTTGAATGTCCTGAGTGTAGAGAAATCCCTCCATTCGTTCCCAGCTCCTGTGTGCAACCCAAATAAAGCCATCTTCACTGTGGATGTCAGGACAACAGAG ATTCTCGTTGCCAATGACAAAGCCTGCAAGCTCCTTGGGTACAGTAGTCACGAGCTGATTGGCCAGAAGTTATCCCAGTTGATATCAAAATCTACTCAGGGTATAGTGGAGGCCCTAGGGGAGGACCACGTGGAGGATGATGGATATGCAGCTGTGGTTTCTGGAACAGTG GTGGATGTTATAGGACATAGCAATGAGAAGATCCCTGTCTCAATCTGGATGAGGAGAATGAGAAGCAAGGACAACCGATGCTGTGTGGTTGTGCTGGAACCAGTGGAAAggctctctgcttctgtttccttcAGAAGTGAT GGAGAGATTACATCGTGTGACCTTCTTTTTGCACATCTCCATGGTTACACATCATTGGAAGAAGTAGTTGGGCACTACATAACAGACCTGATTCCTTCGCTTCAGATCCCTCCTCCTGGCAGGAAAATTCCGAAG AATCTCAAGATCCAGAGATCTGTAGGTCGAGCCAGGGAGGGCACAACATTTCCTCTCAGTTTAAAGCTGAGGGCTAGCCTTCCTGATGAGGACCAGATCCCAGTGGTTGAGGATGGACTCCTACAGGAGTGCAAGACAGGATCTTCCACAGACTATTCTTACTCTGCCACTGTCTGGGTTTTCACTGCCATCAGTGGGCTTATCACACTCCAACAGGATGGGACTATCTGCGGCATCAACAACAGTTTTGCTTTAATGCTGTTTGGCTACGAGAAAAAGGAGCTGCTGGGAAAG AACATCACCTTCCTGATTCCTGGTTTCTGTAACCACATGGATAGAACTGGTGAATCCTCCTTGCCATTCCCCCCTCTCGATGATTGCATGGAGACAGAAAATGGACAAGCCTCTGGAGATATTAAAAGAGCCCAGCGAGGAGACTGTTGTATAGCAGATAATAGTGAAG ATGCCAGCCTCTTGCTTGCTGGAGATGCAGTCCTCCTGCTGCACGAGAAGCAGAAGCTAGCAAGGAGCCAGGCAGAAGAGATTTTCGCTAGTGCAGAGAGCTGGCTGAACAGTGGGAGCAGTTTGCCATCTACTCTCTCATCACCTGCAGTGACATCCACACATTTAAATGG TGTGGACTGTATTGCTACTGGTGGCCTGCCAGCCACAGATGAACAGCCGTTGTCTGAGAGCCAGCATGATGGAGTCATCACGGTGATGGAAACTGCAGAAACTAATAACTCACCCCAGAGCCTCTCAGCAGCAGATAATCCCAAACCATCTGATTCAAAACAGTCAGTTTTTGGTCAGGATACTGAAGTCCCAATGAGAGACTGTGATGGTCCAATACCATCTGAGACTCAGCAGGTAAACATTGATGTGACCGGTAGCTTATCTGACCTGCTGCAGGAAGAACATCATCAAGTCCTTGTGGATTTAGATAGCCAACTGAGCTCTAGGTTACCATATCAAACCATGAAGTGTCAATCTTCCTCTGAACCTCAGGGAAGGGCTACTTTACTACTGAACCCTCAGATGCTTGTTCCCTGCAGATTAGAAGAAACTGAGACCGGTGATTTGAATAGATCTTTGTGTGACGCTACCTGTTTCTCATTTGGGACACCAACACTGGATGAACCGTGGCTTGGGGCAACATCTTACTGCAGACAAGATGTGCAAGCCCATGTGATTACAGAGCAGTTAGCAAATACAAAGTCAATGAGTGGGACAAGGAACTCCAGCTTTGAGCAGATGACAATAGAAAACTCCAAACTGACTGAATGTTCATCCTTCCTTCCTGTTGGAAGGAGTAATAGCCAAGATGTTTGTTCAGGAAGTCGACTAGCTTGTGATGCCTCTACTTTGGGGGCTgccattaatttaaaagaaatccaagaACCGGGCACTAAGGTAAATTGCATTTGCGAAGGTCTTAAGGAACTGGACCTGAACACTGGTGCAGAGCTGACTTCAGCCAATTGTTCAGATGCTACTTCAGATCTTCTAAGGACACGCTTCCCTGATGTGGTGGATTATGACTTAGATATGGACAGCCTCCTGGCCCAGAAGACTAATTCCTCTACAGTTGAACAGGAAGAGCTCCTGTTGAATAGCACTTCCCCAAAGGGTGGCCAGGGGTGGTTGAATTTCATCAGACATTTGGAAAATATTCAAGAGGATTCCTCCAGAACATCTCATTCAGTGCCTATAAGTGCTGCAGAGAACATGGGGGCTCATCTGAACGGAAGCCCTCTGAACAATGATGTGAATCCCCAAGAAGACTTTCTGCTGTTCAAGCAGCAGAACTTGAAAATGCAAGTAATATCCACCCCTGTGAAACCAGAAGCTACATTATCTCAGTCAGTTCCTTTGCTTGACTCCGAGATCCTGGAAGGTAGCTACTCTGGGAACTGCTATCACAGAGATGGTTCACGACTAA GTATACTTTTTGAAGTGAAGCGTGTAGAATTGCAGGACCCTGCAGCTCTCTTCTGTGTCTGGGTGGTGAGAGACCTCCTTCAGATccagaaagaagcagcagcaaggacGCAGCTTCTGCTCTCCAGTCTAGCCAGTTCTTCCCAGTCTATAGCGGATCTCTCCACATTCAGCCTGGGAGAA GTGATCAGGACAATGCCATTGTTTGAAAATTCCCAAAGAGCTGAAGATCTGGAAAGATTGAAGGCATGTGAGGGAGAATATGCAAAGAAATACAACACTGTCAATCTCATTGGCAAAGGAGCCTTTGGCTTTGTCTGGACTGCCAGATACAAGAAAGATAATAAGGAG GTTGTAGTAAAGTTCATTTGGAAGGAGAAGGTGCTGGAAGACTGCTGGGTAGAGGATCCTGAGCTGGGGAAAGTTACTCAGGAGATTGCAATCCTGCTAAAGCTGCAGCACCCCAGTATTATTAAG GTGCTGGATGTATTTGAAAATGGACGTTTTTTCCAATTAGTGATGGAGAAGCATGGATCGGGTCTAGATCTTTTCACATTCATTGATAATCAGCCTGACTTGGATGAGCCCTTGGCAAGCTATATATTCAGACAG CTAGTGTCAGCAGTGGAATATCTCCACTGCAGAAATATTCTCCATAGAGACATCAAGGATGAGAACATCATAATTGCTGAAGATTTCACAATCAAACTGGTGGACTTTGGCTCAGCTGCTTACTTGGAACCTGGCAAGCTGTTCTACACCTTCTGTGGGACAATTGAGTACTGCTCACCAGAAGTGCTCTTGGGCAATCC GTACCAGGGACCAGAGCTGGAGATGTGGTCACTTGGCATCACCCTTTATACCCTACTCTTTGGAGAGAATCCCTTCTGTGAATTAGAGGAGACCATGGTGGCTGTACTAAATCCTCCTTACAGGGTGTCAGAAg